The genomic stretch gccgcagcagtatactatatggatcgggttgcacgccgcagcagtataaatatgaattcggttatcgtgaggagtaaatgaaatgaatactggcttaaaggacttttaactaacttcttcattcagttgttgttttttttatattctcactgttttaatatagaaccgcgtagtgttttacgagttttctttccatcagtcattatttattgctattaatcactgagttggagtactcactttactccctgcaccatgtgtgcagatacaggtatcccggaggcatagtttgagcTTTCAGCTGCTGTTCAACTTATCCCGAAGTCAttaaggtagctgcatggcgttcgcaggacccgatttctccccttatcctctttattttccgcattctagacaactttatgtataggttgctacacagacttgtattagaggctcttggctcgtgacaccagatcggtgggatttatattgatattttatggatttttcgtactgtttatctattactacagagttataatcatgttaatttggcattaaattctattaattggtaatgaattctaataagggattgtgagtgacgaattggtcgggcttgcctagcatcgtgttgggtgccatcacgaccggggattggggtcgtgatagcttatttctaaaaacttctgcacttaataagctgaagttttctgTACAGCATTCATTAATTATGTCATACATCGTTTTCCAAAAAAGTTCAgctcaaacaacctaaaaattCCTTTGTTCACTTTCCTAATACTTGCCACTAACATAAATCTGCAGGATGAGTTCGATTTGCGTTGTTATAACTTTCAATGGGAgttggactcctgatttcaaatacTTGGATCATGATACAAAACTTATTCTACTTAATAAGCACATATCATTCAATACTTTCTTGAAGAAAATTTGtgaagttgcaaatattgattcaaccagatatgcactaaaagtatggtttgatatcaaactaaatacaAGAAAAGGAATGCTTGTAACTTTAGATGAAGAACTCAGTACCTGTATACATTTGCTTACAACTGATTCACCCTACAAGAATTGCCATTTCATCATCGAAAAAATACATCCTTCAGAATTTGTAGCATTCAAACAATCGCTTGCATATGAGATAGATTCAGAACCTTTTGCTGATTATCAACATAAAGTAGGACATCCAATAATGGAAGTAGACAACGAGCAACAACCTTCTAACATTACAGCTGCTTCAGAATATATAATGCTGCAACAATTACCCCTCCTCCAATAAATTCATCCCAGTTTGTCGATGACCAAGAAGAAGGACAACTAATAATGCAAATTGACAACCAACACACAATCTAACAAAGCTTTTTGTTACCTTCTGCAATGATAAGCAACAACGAAGATGAAATAAACATGGAGCTTATACTGATAACATCAGATAAAATTGAAGAAATTGCTGAAAGTTCTAGTGCTTCtcagaaatcaagaaaaagagtAAGGAGAAAGCTGAAAGAATCTCCACCATGTAAAATACTTAGGCACGATGTGTTGCCTGAGGAAGTAAGAGTTGGATCAATTTTTTagaacaaacaaaacatgactaAATTTTTCTGCAGCTTTGAGATAAACCAGAAAGTTGAATTCACTGTTGTTAGATCATGTTTAAAGAGATACGAGCTGAAATGCATCGTGGACAAATGTGATTGGAATGTACGTGCTACCAGAATAAAATATTCCACACTATTCAGGGTGATAAAATATCATAACATCCATGAATGCTCGGTTGATGCAAGAAAATCAGATCAGAAGCATGCTAcatcaaattttataagtgaacaaattatagaacatgttcgaggcaaaaagatagaggttacactagcctttgtagaaaatgaaatgaaaaagaaatttagAATTGACATTGATTATCACAAGGCATGGTGTGCTATTCAAAAAGTTGTTGCTTGCATAAGGGGAATACCTGAAGAGAACTACCAGATTCTTCCTCCATACCTTCACATGATGGCGGGCAAAAACCCAGGAACGTACACAAGCATAAAAAGAGATGCGCAGAATAGGTAAGCAAAACAATACTAACCATCAGCCTGAAGTTTCAAATGTTcctatttgaaaaacttcacatcttaTGATTTGTTTTTTTTGTGTTTCACTGTACAGATTTGCTTACATGTTCTTTGCTCATTCGGCATCAATAGTTGGTTGGTACTACTATAGACCTGTTATTGTAGTAGATGCAATGTTTTTAGACTCGTGGTGTTCTATTTGTTTTTGTATCAAAGGATGCAAACAATCAAATCTTTTCTCTATGTTTTGGTGTAGCAGATTCAGAAAACAATGAGGCATACATTTGGTTCTTTGGGGAAatgagaaaagcaattcaagtccgTCATGAACTGCTTTTCTTGTCAGATAGAAACCAATCGATTGTAAATGGGATTAGAAAAGTTTTTCCTGAAGCTCACCATGGTATATGCCTCTATCACTTTGAAAAAAATTTAAAGCAAAGACATGCAAAAGCCACAgtaataaatctttttcaaagtgtTGCAAGGTCATACAAACATGAAGATTTTAATCAGTTAATGTCCCAACTCAAAAGTATTGACAAGAAAACATACAATTACATAATGGAAGAGCCTCCCGAGAGATGGGCTCGATCGTGGTTCCCACAACGACGTTATTATATGCTAACAACAAACATAGTAGAATCAATGAATTCCGTTTTACTAAAAGGGAGAGAAATGCCTATTTTAAGAATGTTAGATTTCATCCAAGAAATGTTGGGAGAGTGGTTTTACAAACGGAGAAAAAAGGCAAATGAAACTTTTCACAGAGTATCAATATGGGCAGAAGAAGAGATGACTAAGAAGATGGACTTGGCTTGCAAAACATTTGTGGgtatatttattaacttcaactttttatatctgttgcagtgatttactgcttacatttaaaaaatttcatactttttctttttgaagcaaaaatacactaatatagtttgtcttaattttttattccttgttaggtgttcaaccttgactcaatgttgtttagaataaatagtgaaggaatcgaattcattgtggacttaaagaagagaacttgtgactgcctgcaattccaacttgatgaattgCCCTGTCCACATGCAATTGCTGCTATAAATTAGAGATATTTGCAGAAATCTGATTACTGCTCAAATTGGTATTCAAGGAAAACATGGTTGAAAACATATGAAGGACATGTGAATACCGTGGGAGATCAAAAATCATGGGATAtaccacaaaatgtacaatttGAGATCACAAAACCTCTCGATGTAGAGATTTTACAAGAAAGGAGACAAAAGAAGAGGCATATACCTGCGACTAAATCAGTACCATTCAAGTCTACCAAATTCAGTCGATGTAAACAAGTTGGGCATAACAGAACAACTTGTTTATCTTCTCCAGCACCTCATCCATATTCCAAGAAATACACTGAAAAATACTCTAACCTTCAATAATCCTTGGTCTGAATTTAGACTTTCTTTATTGTATGACATAATTGAAATGTGATTTTTTTataggaataaaaaaaataagctcTTGGACTATTTTATATACTGCTAAAGTACAAATCACTCATTTTTGTTGCGCAGGCTTACAGGTTTGGTTGCATTTTAAAAAAGTACGCAATGACTTCTGCGACAAAAAACATCAGCTTACAGTATGTGAAATACATATCCTTAAAcaaacatacacacacacacacacacacacatatacacacactcacacacacacatacacgtACAGCACACAAAAAGAAATGCATGTACAAACAAAAGCTGCAGCATCTCTAAGCTGAAGTTATAGAAAAAGAACTTAATAAAAACTAAGAACCATACTGCAACTAATAAATATAAAGCAAATACCAACAAATAACAAGGATAATGCAATAGAAATCTAATAACAAAGAGGATGACAATTACATTAATATAAAAGAGATgagaacaacaaacaaaatacaaacaaaacttcagctctctgggctgaagttatacaaaatgaacctaaaaacttcagctctatggGCTGAAGTAAACAACAAAGTATAAcattaaaacataaaaaaaggattacaaacactaacaatcatcaccatcatcatcatcatcatagtACTCCTCAATTTCTCTAAATATCTCATCATCATCAGCATCGGAGATAACTATAGGGTAGTCGTGCAAAAGACCACTGAATCCAAGAagatcaatcttcaacttgttgaATTCATCACGCAGCTGACTTTGTTCGACGATTACTCTGTCCATAAGAGTAAGAAGAGTCTTTAGGTTGTTTTGCAGCTTGGAATAGTCATTCCAGCTGGGAAACTGAAAACTATCAAACTGTTGAACAACCttgtcgaacgaggttgaataacctCCACAACTACGTTCCAGGTTAAGCCTGTTCTAGAATGATTCATTCGCAAAGAGCTTTGGTCTGATTCTCTCTCAATTAGCCTTTATTTGATCCCACAAAAGCATAAGATTAGCCATCGCTTTGTTATTGTACCACTCACACTTCAAACTCTCCCACTTCTACATAATTTCATCCATATTAGGCTTCCTACTTTCGCTTGCACCAGacattttttctttaacaaaagctgaaagaataaggatgaatataaatttaaagaaatatgatggaTGTCTATGAATGACTAttaaattttcaagtgaagagattcttaatatagacaaagagttcacctaatcaatttaatatttataaatgtaaaagtaactTTTCAGCTATTTTTAGTGCTTTACgttcagagaaattgaatgaTACAAGATAAGTAGGTGGTAAAAACAAGTATGtggtaaatgcaaaaagaaatgtaACTTCAGCCCTAATAAAGCCCACAGTTTttctatagtaaaaaaataacttcagcCTGAAAAATATCTTTTTGGATCATTTACTATATAGTGAAAAAAAAGTTAAATGAAAGATGAAATAGGTGACAAAAGATAAAAAGTAGatagtaaatgcaaaaaagataagtatcaacttaaaaaaataccaaaacatgccgaagtttttgtcataagctttttcaaaatcttcagcccaatgtgctgaagttatt from Nicotiana sylvestris chromosome 12, ASM39365v2, whole genome shotgun sequence encodes the following:
- the LOC138883469 gene encoding uncharacterized protein; the protein is MELILITSDKIEEIAESSSASQKSRKRVRRKLKESPPCKILRHDVLPEERYELKCIVDKCDWNVRATRIKYSTLFRVIKYHNIHECSVDARKSDQKHATSNFISEQIIEHVRGKKIEVTLAFVENEMKKKFRIDIDYHKAWCAIQKVVACIRGIPEENYQILPPYLHMMAGKNPGTYTSIKRDAQNRFAYMFFAHSASIVGWYYYRPVIDANNQIFSLCFGVADSENNEAYIWFFGEMRKAIQVRHELLFLSDRNQSIVNGIRKVFPEAHHGICLYHFEKNLKQRHAKATVINLFQSVARSYKHEDFNQLMSQLKSIDKKTYNYIMEEPPERWARSWFPQRRYYMLTTNIVESMNSVLLKGREMPILRMLDFIQEMLGEWFYKRRKKANETFHRVSIWAEEEMTKKMDLACKTFVGIFINFNFLYLLQ